A stretch of the Hyperolius riggenbachi isolate aHypRig1 chromosome 11, aHypRig1.pri, whole genome shotgun sequence genome encodes the following:
- the LOC137537908 gene encoding uncharacterized protein, translating into MATHVLETTGDIQSEDVVLLLEPIPLEESFVGSEQEIAAADSPQSRESAAATTGSLESAHGSPASRAESTGATTPPHGGSRPYSRASYNADQWHSRQFLQAQNEYRGLMETQLRLIHNDLANINATSQELGVTLQQVATVGAAQKQLLAQLVDRQDRQNVVLGRMARVGENLNIILGRLADGVDRHNVTHARMADAIENNNELLRQILNK; encoded by the exons ATGGCAACACATGTTTTGGAAACTACTG GTGACATTCAGTCGGAAgatgtggtgctgctgctggagccGATACCTCTGgaagaaagctttgttg GTTCGGAGCAAGAAATTGCTGCTGCCGACTCACCACAGTCACGTGAAAGTGCTGCTGCAACAACAGGGTCACTGGAAAGTGCACATGGATCGCCAGCTTCACGGGCAGAAAGtacaggagcaacaacaccaccACACGGAGGTTCCCGGCCATATTCACGGGCCAGTTATAATGCTGACCAGTGGCACTCGAGACAATTTCTGCAGGCCCAAAATGAATATCGAGGCCTCATGGAGACCCAGCTGAGGCTAATTCATAATGATTTGGCCAACATCAATGCCACTAGTCAGGAGCTGGGGGTCACGTTACAGCAGGTGGCCACTGTGGGTGCGGCCCAAAAACAGTTATTGGCCCAACTGGTTGACAGGCAAGACCGCCAAAATGTTGTTTTAGGCAGAATGGCACGAGTAGGCGAAAACCTTAATATAATTTTAGGGCGTTTGGCTGATGGCGTAGACCGCCACAATGTTACACATGCCAGAATGGCAGATGCGatagaaaataacaatgaattgcTGCGGCAAATattaaataaatga